A single window of Gemmatimonadaceae bacterium DNA harbors:
- a CDS encoding alpha/beta hydrolase, translated as MRISLTRAALLGVLSAATVDAQSVAVTLLSTREVALDGGATEMRGLVALDISGTRVPKRFVLRVPPVATWNGGLVIGAHGGSGGDNYDRSGKVIGTDESALDDVVGRQALSMGFAYASVDRDGAGAWREGYGLTRQFTRIAAEQVARRLGRAPARTYLVGLSAGGGIARLAAEDSLRAYAGVLIIAGAGGDRPTRLDRQRRMAELWPQVDPRTRPELPADSPLLRAYADAVGTPIAARRLWPYTGASAVAATSRAAPARTDDATGVVQVPTIEVVGSWDDLVIREIRAYDARVRPRDLHRLYEVDGAWHMSPDDDGVWSFQYIAETRMKLGSDVADAMGEGASYLPTVRDAFRHPVRWVEQSVPPPPSRVVRPADGLQ; from the coding sequence ATGCGAATCTCGCTCACACGCGCGGCGCTCCTCGGCGTCCTGTCTGCGGCGACCGTCGACGCACAGTCGGTGGCCGTGACGCTCCTCTCCACCAGGGAGGTCGCGCTCGACGGCGGTGCAACCGAAATGCGCGGTCTGGTAGCGCTCGACATCTCCGGTACCCGGGTTCCCAAGCGATTCGTGCTGCGTGTGCCGCCCGTCGCGACATGGAACGGCGGGCTCGTGATCGGGGCGCACGGCGGCAGTGGCGGCGACAACTACGATCGCAGCGGCAAGGTCATTGGCACGGACGAGTCGGCACTCGACGACGTCGTGGGGCGGCAGGCACTCTCGATGGGATTTGCCTATGCCAGTGTCGATCGTGATGGCGCGGGCGCCTGGCGCGAAGGCTACGGGCTCACGCGCCAGTTCACACGTATCGCCGCCGAGCAGGTGGCACGGCGCCTGGGCCGCGCGCCGGCACGCACGTATCTCGTTGGCCTTTCGGCGGGCGGTGGCATTGCCCGTCTTGCGGCTGAGGACTCGCTCCGTGCGTACGCCGGTGTACTGATCATCGCCGGCGCTGGCGGCGACCGGCCAACGCGTCTCGATCGACAGCGCCGGATGGCGGAGCTGTGGCCGCAGGTCGATCCGCGAACCAGGCCAGAGCTGCCAGCCGACAGTCCGCTCCTCCGTGCCTACGCCGATGCGGTGGGTACGCCGATCGCGGCGCGGCGCCTGTGGCCATACACCGGTGCGAGCGCCGTCGCCGCGACCTCTCGCGCCGCACCCGCGCGAACCGACGACGCGACCGGCGTGGTTCAGGTTCCCACGATCGAAGTCGTCGGGAGCTGGGACGATCTCGTGATCCGTGAGATCCGAGCGTACGATGCACGCGTACGACCGCGCGACCTCCACCGACTCTACGAGGTCGACGGTGCATGGCACATGTCGCCCGACGACGATGGCGTGTGGTCGTTCCAGTACATCGCGGAGACGCGCATGAAGCTCGGGAGCGACGTCGCCGACGCGATGGGCGAGGGCGCATCCTACCTGCCGACCGTGCGCGATGCCTTCAGGCACCCGGTGCGGTGGGTCGAGCAGTCGGTTCCACCTCCGCCCAGTCGGGTGGTTCGGCCAGCGGATGGCCTGCAGTAA
- the tesB gene encoding acyl-CoA thioesterase II, giving the protein MTSSSGVLLDLLDLEPLEVNIYRGQNRDLGAGRVFGGQVFAQALVAARRTVAEPREAHSAHGYFILPGDLAAPIVYFVDRLRDGGSFATRRVTAIQHGQAIFNLSASFHRAEDGRSHQTPMPEVPAPESLAPELQLIREMADRIPEPLRGVLTQDRPIDFRPVDPIDPFRPAAPSAPVRHVWFRAVGSLPDESLIHQAVLAYASDYGLITTALQPHGLTFRSRGLQMASLDHSVWMHRPFRVDDWLLYAMDSPVAAGARGFARGTVYTRTGELVASVAQEGLMRVRVEPTPPNQ; this is encoded by the coding sequence ATGACCTCGTCCTCTGGCGTCCTGCTCGACCTGCTCGACCTCGAACCCCTCGAAGTCAACATCTATCGCGGTCAGAACCGCGACCTCGGTGCGGGGCGGGTGTTCGGCGGCCAGGTGTTCGCGCAGGCTCTGGTCGCGGCGCGTCGAACGGTCGCCGAACCGCGGGAAGCACACTCGGCGCACGGATACTTCATTCTCCCCGGCGATCTCGCCGCCCCGATCGTCTACTTCGTCGATCGGCTTCGCGACGGCGGAAGCTTTGCGACGCGTCGCGTGACGGCGATCCAGCACGGCCAGGCGATCTTCAACCTCTCGGCATCGTTCCATCGCGCCGAAGACGGCCGGTCGCACCAGACGCCGATGCCAGAGGTGCCAGCGCCCGAATCACTCGCGCCCGAGCTGCAGCTCATTCGCGAGATGGCGGACCGCATCCCCGAGCCGCTGCGCGGTGTGCTCACGCAGGATCGACCGATCGACTTCCGACCGGTGGACCCGATCGACCCGTTCCGACCTGCGGCGCCGAGCGCGCCCGTGCGTCACGTCTGGTTCCGGGCCGTGGGCTCACTGCCTGACGAGTCCCTGATTCACCAGGCGGTGCTTGCCTACGCGTCCGACTACGGGCTCATCACCACCGCGCTTCAGCCACATGGTCTCACGTTTCGTTCGCGCGGGCTGCAGATGGCGTCGCTCGATCATTCGGTCTGGATGCACCGGCCGTTTCGCGTGGATGACTGGCTGCTGTACGCCATGGACAGTCCGGTGGCCGCCGGGGCCCGTGGCTTTGCACGCGGGACCGTGTATACGCGCACCGGCGAGCTCGTCGCCTCCGTCGCGCAGGAGGGCCTCATGCGGGTTCGTGTCGAGCCCACACCACCCAACCAATGA
- a CDS encoding acetamidase/formamidase family protein, giving the protein MALAVRAGAAQQVHKLPATPQTVVYGYYWAEAKPVLRIRSGDIIDVETMITSTPQRLEAAGLSATDVQQALRDIVAQVTDRGPGGHILTGPVYVEGAEPGDVLEVKVLSIGLPTAYGYNACQGFMRELCERPTTTIVPLDRQRMTAEFLPGITVPLRPFFGSMGVAPPPARGRVSSAPPDIHAGNLDNKELVVGTTLYIPVHVAGALFEVGDGHAAQGDGEVDITAIETSLTGRLQLTVRKDMKLEWPLGETRTHWITMGMDKDLTVATRICVQNTVRFLMERARLTQTEAYQLTSVAVDLRITQLVDGNVGVHAMIDKALLARR; this is encoded by the coding sequence ATGGCGCTCGCCGTTCGCGCGGGAGCTGCGCAACAGGTGCATAAGCTGCCGGCCACGCCGCAAACCGTCGTCTACGGCTACTACTGGGCCGAGGCAAAGCCGGTGCTGCGGATCAGGTCGGGCGACATCATCGACGTCGAGACGATGATCACGAGCACGCCGCAGCGCCTGGAGGCGGCAGGGTTGTCGGCAACCGACGTGCAGCAGGCGCTCCGCGACATCGTGGCTCAGGTGACGGATCGCGGCCCGGGCGGGCATATCCTCACGGGGCCGGTATACGTCGAGGGAGCCGAGCCGGGAGACGTGCTCGAGGTGAAGGTCCTCTCGATCGGGCTGCCCACTGCCTATGGGTACAATGCATGTCAGGGCTTCATGCGCGAGCTGTGTGAACGACCCACGACGACCATCGTGCCCCTCGATCGCCAGCGCATGACCGCCGAGTTCCTGCCCGGCATCACCGTGCCGCTGCGGCCGTTCTTCGGCAGCATGGGCGTGGCACCGCCGCCGGCGCGCGGGCGTGTGAGTTCCGCTCCTCCGGACATCCACGCCGGGAACCTCGACAACAAGGAACTCGTGGTGGGCACGACGCTCTACATCCCCGTACACGTCGCGGGCGCCTTGTTCGAGGTGGGGGACGGGCACGCCGCGCAGGGCGATGGCGAGGTGGACATCACCGCCATCGAGACATCGCTCACCGGGCGACTGCAGCTCACGGTGCGCAAGGACATGAAGCTCGAATGGCCGCTGGGGGAAACGCGCACGCACTGGATCACGATGGGCATGGACAAGGATCTCACGGTCGCGACGCGCATCTGCGTACAGAACACCGTCAGGTTTCTCATGGAGCGCGCGAGGCTTACGCAGACGGAGGCCTATCAGCTCACCAGCGTGGCGGTGGATCTGCGCATCACGCAGTTGGTCGATGGCAACGTCGGCGTCCATGCCATGATCGACAAGGCACTGCTGGCTCGGCGCTGA
- a CDS encoding amidohydrolase: protein MSRQTRKEFLTFGALLAGAATIARAPFARSAAAEPEPPQQNRGSGIEADSVVVNAHVHTSDAAQPRAEAFAVKDGRILAVGRSADIRNLATARTTVIDAAGMFVAPGFIDCHSHPSGINELFGVNANVRTVAELRANIGRRVAQVPANQWVEAFMFDDTKLDVPLTRQHLDDISPNHPVSVNHRGGHTSWYNSKALELAGVTRTTPDPDHGRFFRDERGELTGRVAELARGVFARVGVRERFSPEQERERARQGMQHMSREFAKVGLTSVHDAGTSADKIRAYEDVQRAGELRHRAWMMIRGAAYRQLRDAGVYSGFGDEWVRVGGVKYSADGSASERTMRMSTPYVGTDDHGILTMTQQEIHEAVQDAHRKGWQVGIHANGDVTIDMVLQAYERVLQEAPHPDRRHRIEHCTLVNPSLLERIKATGTIPTPFWTYVYYHGEKWSQYGDDKLRWMFAHRSFLDMGIRVPGASDYGPGPYEPLMAIQSMVTRRDYRGREWGPNQKVSIDEALSIATINGAYASYEERVKGSITPGKYADFVILERSPADVAPDTIKDIRIVRTVAGGRTTHQT from the coding sequence ATGTCGCGACAGACGCGGAAGGAGTTCCTCACGTTCGGTGCGCTGCTGGCCGGAGCGGCCACCATCGCGCGGGCGCCCTTTGCCCGGAGCGCGGCCGCCGAGCCGGAGCCGCCGCAGCAGAATCGTGGCAGTGGCATCGAGGCCGATAGCGTGGTGGTGAACGCACACGTCCACACGTCCGACGCGGCTCAGCCGCGCGCCGAGGCGTTCGCGGTGAAGGATGGGCGGATTCTTGCCGTCGGGCGATCGGCCGACATCCGGAACCTGGCGACGGCGCGCACGACGGTGATCGATGCTGCGGGGATGTTCGTGGCGCCCGGCTTCATCGACTGTCACAGTCACCCGAGCGGCATCAACGAGCTGTTCGGCGTGAACGCCAATGTGCGCACGGTGGCCGAGCTGCGCGCGAATATCGGCAGGCGCGTGGCTCAGGTGCCGGCGAATCAGTGGGTCGAGGCGTTCATGTTCGACGACACCAAGCTCGATGTGCCGTTGACGCGTCAGCACCTGGACGACATCTCGCCCAACCATCCCGTCTCGGTGAACCACCGCGGTGGGCACACGAGCTGGTACAACAGCAAGGCGCTCGAACTTGCGGGGGTGACACGGACGACGCCCGATCCGGATCACGGGCGGTTCTTCCGGGATGAGCGGGGCGAGCTGACCGGACGCGTGGCCGAGCTGGCGCGGGGAGTATTCGCTCGGGTCGGCGTGCGCGAGCGCTTCTCGCCGGAACAGGAACGCGAGCGCGCGCGCCAGGGCATGCAGCACATGTCCCGCGAGTTCGCGAAGGTGGGACTCACGAGCGTGCACGACGCGGGCACGAGTGCCGACAAGATCCGCGCCTACGAGGATGTGCAGCGCGCGGGAGAGCTGCGGCACCGCGCATGGATGATGATCCGCGGGGCCGCCTACCGCCAACTGCGCGATGCCGGCGTGTACAGTGGCTTCGGTGACGAGTGGGTGCGCGTCGGTGGCGTGAAGTACTCGGCGGATGGATCGGCGTCGGAGCGCACCATGCGCATGAGCACCCCGTACGTCGGCACCGACGACCATGGAATCCTGACGATGACGCAGCAGGAGATCCACGAAGCGGTGCAGGACGCGCACCGGAAGGGATGGCAGGTGGGCATCCATGCCAACGGGGACGTCACGATCGACATGGTGCTGCAGGCCTACGAACGCGTGTTGCAGGAAGCGCCGCACCCCGATCGCCGTCACCGCATCGAGCATTGCACACTCGTGAACCCCTCGCTGCTGGAGCGTATCAAGGCAACGGGCACGATTCCCACGCCGTTCTGGACCTACGTCTACTACCACGGTGAGAAGTGGTCGCAGTACGGTGACGACAAACTGCGCTGGATGTTCGCTCACCGCTCGTTTCTCGACATGGGGATCCGCGTGCCGGGCGCCTCGGACTACGGGCCGGGGCCGTACGAGCCACTGATGGCCATCCAGAGCATGGTCACGCGCCGGGACTATCGCGGCCGCGAATGGGGCCCGAACCAGAAGGTCTCGATCGATGAGGCGCTGAGCATCGCGACCATCAACGGCGCGTATGCCTCCTATGAAGAGCGGGTGAAGGGCTCGATCACGCCGGGCAAATACGCGGACTTCGTGATCCTCGAACGCTCGCCGGCGGATGTGGCGCCGGATACGATCAAGGACATCCGGATCGTGCGCACCGTGGCCGGTGGCCGCACCACCCATCAGACGTGA
- a CDS encoding AroM family protein, protein MGVITLGQSPHPELEQAFVDAASTVRVRVRGALDGLGPQEIADLARRRTDAPVLVRLVDGSTRTIGMEWLHPLVERLARELMEADARLIVIACTGDFPPCRCEVPILQPSVVCRNELAARSPRARVGIVAPVEAEARVTAARWLADGFLPVVTWASPRRHVEVMRAGQAMRDADVDVVMLDDLGHDVGSAEEFARRCGKTVVTARALVARAVQAELLTR, encoded by the coding sequence TTGGGAGTCATCACGCTGGGGCAGTCGCCGCACCCGGAACTCGAGCAGGCGTTCGTCGACGCGGCGTCCACGGTCCGCGTGCGTGTGCGCGGTGCGCTCGATGGGCTGGGACCGCAGGAGATCGCCGACCTTGCCCGGCGGCGTACCGACGCGCCCGTCCTCGTGCGCCTGGTCGATGGTTCGACGCGCACGATAGGCATGGAGTGGCTGCACCCGCTGGTCGAACGACTGGCGCGCGAACTCATGGAAGCGGATGCGCGCCTCATCGTCATCGCATGCACGGGAGACTTCCCGCCGTGTCGCTGCGAGGTGCCCATCCTCCAGCCATCGGTCGTGTGCCGAAACGAACTGGCCGCGAGGAGTCCCCGGGCCCGCGTGGGCATCGTGGCGCCGGTCGAGGCCGAGGCGCGGGTGACGGCGGCGCGATGGCTGGCGGATGGCTTCCTCCCGGTCGTGACCTGGGCCTCGCCACGACGCCATGTGGAGGTGATGCGGGCGGGCCAGGCGATGCGTGATGCCGACGTCGACGTGGTCATGCTGGACGACCTTGGACACGATGTGGGGAGCGCCGAGGAGTTCGCGCGGCGCTGTGGAAAGACTGTCGTGACGGCGCGAGCGCTCGTGGCGCGCGCGGTGCAGGCGGAGCTGCTCACCCGCTAG
- a CDS encoding Gfo/Idh/MocA family oxidoreductase: MSRPLGVGFIGSGFNTRFHIQGWRGVREGDVLGVWSPNAKNAADAAKLARTLDVGAARPYKSIADMVSDPAIDAIWLCGPNHARIENVEEIVDAVKRGKGELKGIASEKPLARNVQEATQVAKMVASVGLQTGYLENQLFAPHVEYGKALIWARGAATTGRPYLARAAEEHAGPHGPWFWQGNLQGGGVLNDMMCHSALVVRHLLTKPGEPLSTVKPVRVTGHIASLKWTRPHYAAQLRKTMGADYTKTPSEDFASVMIEFESADGYRMIGEASTSWSYIGAGLRLSAELLGPEYSMKWNSLDSGLQLFFSREVKGRAGEDLVEKQNAEQGVMPVVPEEYLAYGYTGEDRHFCRVFLGKETARLTFDDGVDVVRMLMTAYQSAEQGKTLAFPPKGIDRFVPAVAKGEWRP, from the coding sequence ATGTCCCGTCCCCTTGGCGTTGGCTTCATCGGCTCCGGCTTCAACACGCGCTTTCACATTCAGGGATGGCGTGGTGTGCGCGAGGGCGACGTGCTCGGCGTGTGGAGCCCGAACGCGAAGAATGCGGCCGACGCGGCAAAGCTGGCCCGTACGCTCGACGTGGGTGCGGCCAGGCCCTACAAGTCGATTGCTGACATGGTGTCCGACCCGGCGATCGACGCGATCTGGCTCTGCGGCCCCAACCACGCGCGCATCGAGAACGTGGAGGAGATCGTCGACGCGGTGAAGCGTGGAAAGGGCGAACTCAAGGGCATTGCGAGCGAGAAACCGCTCGCTCGCAACGTGCAGGAGGCGACGCAGGTCGCGAAGATGGTGGCGTCGGTGGGGCTGCAGACGGGATACCTGGAAAATCAGCTCTTTGCGCCCCACGTGGAGTACGGCAAGGCGCTGATCTGGGCGCGTGGCGCGGCCACGACCGGTCGGCCCTACCTCGCGCGTGCGGCTGAGGAGCACGCGGGGCCCCACGGGCCGTGGTTCTGGCAGGGCAATCTGCAGGGCGGGGGCGTGCTGAACGACATGATGTGCCACTCCGCGCTGGTCGTGCGGCACCTGCTCACCAAGCCGGGCGAGCCGCTGTCGACGGTAAAGCCGGTGCGGGTGACGGGCCACATCGCCTCGCTCAAGTGGACGCGGCCGCACTACGCGGCCCAGCTCAGGAAGACCATGGGCGCCGACTACACGAAGACGCCGTCGGAGGACTTTGCGAGCGTGATGATCGAGTTCGAGTCGGCCGACGGGTACCGGATGATCGGTGAGGCGAGCACGTCGTGGAGCTACATCGGCGCCGGCCTGCGCCTCTCGGCGGAACTCCTCGGGCCCGAGTACTCGATGAAGTGGAACTCGCTCGACAGCGGGCTCCAGCTGTTTTTCTCGCGCGAGGTCAAGGGAAGGGCGGGCGAAGATCTCGTGGAGAAGCAGAACGCGGAGCAGGGCGTGATGCCGGTGGTGCCCGAGGAGTACCTCGCGTACGGGTACACCGGCGAAGACCGTCACTTTTGCCGCGTGTTTCTGGGGAAGGAGACGGCGCGACTCACGTTTGACGACGGCGTGGACGTGGTGCGCATGTTGATGACGGCGTACCAGAGCGCCGAGCAGGGAAAGACGCTGGCGTTCCCGCCAAAGGGGATCGACCGGTTCGTGCCAGCGGTGGCCAAGGGGGAATGGCGACCGTAG
- a CDS encoding amidohydrolase family protein: protein MRSVTTWMPRARSMTIARVLLLSLLATPVAAQRPTLAPATRAYVRIDTNVVALTNVRVIDGTGAAPRDAQTVVIRDGNIAAVGDAATTVVPAGALQVDLTGKTLIPGLVMVHEHLYYPAGPGIYGNYTESFSRLYLAGGVTSMRTGGNMNGYSELNIARAIERGDKAGPWIDATAPYLNGPNAFIQMHALRTPAEARTFVNFWADQGATSFKAYMQISREVLRAAIDAAHARGLKVTGHLCSVTYREAAGLGIDNLEHGFLAATDFVTGKVPDECPGQGRGQQSVNAIDPSSDAVRSLIQELVRRKVALTSTMTVFETFTPGRPMPPGIEVLVPAMREAYERQHAQVARNATSLYSTLLPKGMALELAFARAGGLLVAGTDPTGGGGVIPGFSNQRAVELLVEGGFTPVEAIRVATLNGATYLGRASRVGSINVGKQADLVVINGNPAVRVADIRHVELVFRQGVGYDPAKLIASVTGRVGLF, encoded by the coding sequence ATGCGATCCGTCACCACCTGGATGCCACGCGCACGGTCGATGACCATCGCGCGTGTCCTGCTGCTGTCGCTCCTCGCCACCCCGGTCGCTGCGCAGCGGCCCACACTGGCTCCGGCGACGCGTGCGTATGTACGCATCGACACGAACGTCGTCGCGTTGACCAATGTGCGTGTCATCGATGGCACCGGAGCTGCCCCGCGGGACGCGCAAACGGTCGTCATCCGCGACGGAAACATCGCCGCCGTTGGAGACGCTGCGACGACGGTGGTGCCGGCCGGCGCGCTGCAGGTCGATCTCACGGGCAAGACGCTGATACCCGGGCTGGTCATGGTGCACGAGCACCTGTACTACCCGGCGGGGCCCGGCATCTATGGCAACTACACGGAGTCGTTCTCGCGACTCTACCTCGCTGGCGGCGTGACCTCGATGCGCACCGGCGGCAACATGAACGGCTACTCCGAACTCAACATCGCCAGGGCGATCGAGCGCGGCGACAAAGCCGGCCCCTGGATCGACGCCACGGCGCCATACCTCAACGGGCCGAACGCGTTCATCCAGATGCATGCGCTGCGCACGCCGGCCGAAGCGCGGACGTTCGTGAACTTCTGGGCCGATCAGGGCGCCACGTCGTTCAAGGCCTACATGCAGATCTCGCGCGAGGTGCTCAGGGCCGCGATCGACGCCGCACACGCCCGGGGTCTCAAGGTCACCGGCCACCTCTGCTCGGTGACATACCGCGAGGCAGCAGGACTCGGCATCGACAATCTCGAGCACGGCTTCCTGGCCGCGACGGACTTTGTCACCGGCAAGGTGCCTGACGAATGCCCCGGGCAGGGTCGCGGCCAGCAGTCCGTGAATGCGATCGACCCGTCCAGCGACGCGGTGCGCTCACTCATCCAGGAGTTGGTTCGCCGCAAGGTCGCGCTCACGTCGACGATGACGGTGTTCGAGACGTTCACGCCGGGCCGACCGATGCCGCCCGGGATCGAGGTGCTCGTACCCGCGATGCGGGAAGCTTATGAGCGGCAGCACGCCCAGGTTGCGCGAAATGCCACGTCGCTCTACTCGACGCTGCTTCCGAAGGGGATGGCGCTCGAGCTGGCGTTTGCGCGCGCCGGTGGCCTGCTGGTGGCGGGTACCGACCCCACGGGCGGTGGCGGCGTCATCCCGGGGTTCTCCAACCAGCGCGCGGTGGAGCTGCTGGTCGAAGGCGGCTTCACGCCGGTCGAGGCGATCCGGGTAGCCACATTGAACGGAGCCACCTACCTTGGCAGAGCGTCGCGCGTCGGGTCGATCAACGTGGGCAAGCAGGCCGACCTGGTGGTGATCAACGGGAACCCCGCCGTCAGGGTCGCCGACATTCGCCACGTGGAGCTGGTCTTCAGGCAGGGCGTGGGGTATGACCCGGCGAAGCTCATTGCGTCCGTGACTGGACGCGTGGGCCTCTTCTAG
- a CDS encoding PQQ-dependent sugar dehydrogenase has translation MFRNFGFALLLVPSLAAAQGTRAQCAPDNAGLRLPDGFCAQIVADSIGPARHITVAPNGDLFVAVRSTNTQRGALVMLRDTNNDGTADVVSRIGALTGSEAVYHDGYVYFGTDTAIVRYRWSPGGIDRGASPDTVVMGLRAERGHHAAKSFAISRDGSIFVNIGAPSNACEERMNAPGTKGQDPCPFLETSGGIWRFDAKKLRQSQADGERWATGIRNIMAITMDPAGRIPWGTQHGRDLLASNWGKTFPLYTEAKSAENPGEEMFRLDKGGDFGWPYCYWDVDQKKKVLAPEYGGDGVKPGKCAAVGQPMAAYPGHWAPNGMVFYTANAFPAKYRQGAFIAFHGSWNRAPLPQAGFNVVYQPFASGRPSGAYEIFADGFRGAANEQQRRPTGLAVASDGSLLVTDDRAGRVYRIRWVGGR, from the coding sequence ATGTTCCGAAACTTCGGGTTCGCGCTCCTTCTGGTTCCTTCCCTGGCAGCGGCGCAGGGCACGCGGGCGCAATGCGCCCCTGACAACGCGGGCCTCAGGCTCCCGGACGGATTCTGCGCGCAGATCGTCGCCGACAGCATTGGCCCGGCGCGCCACATCACCGTGGCGCCTAACGGCGACCTGTTCGTGGCCGTGCGCAGCACGAACACGCAGCGCGGCGCCCTGGTGATGCTCCGGGACACGAACAACGACGGCACGGCCGACGTGGTCTCGCGCATCGGCGCGCTCACCGGAAGCGAGGCCGTGTACCACGACGGCTACGTCTACTTCGGCACCGACACCGCGATCGTACGCTACCGCTGGAGCCCCGGCGGGATCGATCGCGGGGCCTCGCCAGACACCGTCGTGATGGGCCTGCGCGCCGAGCGCGGGCATCATGCCGCCAAGAGCTTCGCGATCTCCCGGGACGGGTCGATCTTCGTGAACATCGGGGCGCCTTCGAACGCATGCGAAGAACGCATGAACGCACCGGGCACCAAGGGTCAGGATCCGTGTCCCTTCCTCGAGACCTCCGGAGGAATCTGGCGATTCGATGCAAAGAAGCTCCGGCAATCGCAGGCGGACGGCGAGCGCTGGGCAACGGGCATCCGCAACATCATGGCGATCACCATGGACCCCGCGGGGCGCATCCCGTGGGGCACGCAACACGGGCGCGACCTGCTGGCCAGCAACTGGGGCAAGACGTTCCCGCTGTACACCGAGGCCAAGAGCGCCGAGAATCCCGGTGAGGAGATGTTCAGGCTCGACAAGGGCGGCGACTTTGGCTGGCCGTACTGCTACTGGGACGTCGACCAGAAAAAGAAGGTGCTGGCGCCGGAGTACGGTGGCGACGGTGTGAAGCCGGGGAAGTGCGCCGCGGTGGGTCAGCCGATGGCCGCCTACCCGGGTCACTGGGCGCCTAACGGGATGGTCTTCTACACGGCGAACGCATTTCCGGCGAAGTACCGGCAGGGTGCGTTCATCGCGTTCCATGGCTCGTGGAACCGCGCGCCGCTCCCGCAGGCCGGCTTCAATGTGGTCTATCAACCCTTTGCCAGTGGGCGCCCCAGCGGAGCGTACGAGATCTTCGCCGATGGGTTCCGCGGTGCGGCCAACGAACAGCAACGTCGCCCCACGGGGCTCGCCGTCGCTTCCGACGGATCGCTGCTCGTCACCGATGACCGTGCGGGGCGCGTCTACCGCATTCGCTGGGTCGGCGGCCGGTAA
- a CDS encoding alkaline phosphatase family protein — MTDSSLSPRVLLAAFALATITPAASIAQTRTRNVVLIVSDGLRWQEVFRGAERALVSRTAGGVRDTTAALRRWYREDLASRRRTLLPFLWGRIANDGVLLGNQDSGSVAAITNTMRFSYPGYNELLTGAADPRIDSNEYPPNPNITVFEWLARRPAYRGKVAAIATWDAFRRIFNRERAGFDVFDGWDEPFHGAMARTPRAAFVNEWYRTSVRMWDGNAFDAPMHAATKEYIRQRKPRVLFVGYGETDEWAHSGMYDMLLQSAHRVDGYIRDLWETMQAMPEYRGTTTFIITTDHGRGDGPSKWRDHGEDVTGAENIWLAVIGPDTPALGEVTRAARVAQSQVAATLAALLGEDWRATNPQAGAPITSVVGRRR; from the coding sequence ATGACTGACTCCAGCCTCAGCCCACGCGTCCTGCTGGCCGCCTTCGCGCTGGCCACCATCACACCGGCCGCGTCGATCGCACAGACACGCACGCGCAACGTGGTGCTGATCGTGAGCGACGGGCTGCGCTGGCAGGAAGTCTTTCGCGGCGCCGAGCGCGCCCTCGTGAGCCGCACGGCTGGCGGTGTGCGCGACACGACCGCGGCTCTGAGGCGCTGGTATCGCGAAGATCTCGCGTCGCGCCGGCGCACGCTCCTTCCGTTTCTCTGGGGGAGGATCGCGAATGACGGCGTGCTGCTCGGCAACCAGGACAGCGGGAGCGTGGCGGCGATCACCAATACCATGCGCTTCTCGTATCCGGGCTACAACGAGCTGTTGACCGGCGCTGCCGATCCGCGGATCGACAGCAACGAATATCCGCCCAACCCGAACATCACGGTGTTCGAGTGGCTCGCCCGCCGCCCGGCCTACCGAGGGAAAGTGGCGGCGATCGCCACCTGGGATGCCTTTCGCCGGATCTTCAATCGGGAGCGTGCCGGCTTCGACGTCTTCGACGGGTGGGACGAGCCCTTCCACGGGGCCATGGCGCGCACGCCGCGCGCCGCGTTCGTGAACGAGTGGTACCGCACCTCGGTACGGATGTGGGACGGCAACGCCTTCGACGCCCCGATGCACGCCGCCACGAAGGAGTACATCCGCCAGCGAAAGCCACGCGTGCTGTTCGTCGGTTACGGCGAAACCGACGAGTGGGCGCACTCGGGCATGTACGACATGCTGCTCCAGTCCGCCCACCGTGTCGACGGCTACATCCGTGACCTATGGGAGACGATGCAGGCCATGCCCGAATACCGTGGCACCACGACGTTCATCATCACCACCGATCACGGTCGCGGCGACGGGCCATCGAAGTGGCGCGACCACGGTGAGGATGTGACCGGCGCGGAGAACATCTGGTTGGCTGTCATCGGGCCGGACACCCCGGCGCTCGGAGAAGTCACGCGTGCGGCTCGTGTGGCGCAGTCGCAGGTCGCGGCCACGCTCGCCGCACTGCTCGGCGAGGACTGGCGCGCGACAAACCCGCAGGCCGGCGCACCCATCACATCGGTCGTGGGTCGCCGTCGGTGA